The genome window TGTTCTCTCAAACAGCCAATCTATACAGCAACCCTCCAGACTCCCACGCCAGCAAACGCCAGATACAATAGAAGAAGCCTATGATGTAATGAAACCTGCCTTGGCAGTTTTTGATCAATGTCAAGAGTGCTTTCTTATCCATATAAACAGAGAGATTTTTCGCAGTGAGTATCTTACTAGGATTGCTGTACGCCTTGGTTTGCAGGATAATATTCTGGTTGTCTAACATATGTTAATCAGCCATAGAATCAGAATGATGGGGAGTTGTCACTCACGTTGAGGGCATCCGAGGCTGGCACAGACTTGACTGAGATCGAAAATGGTAGCCACCTACACAAGAACGGTTCGTTAAAAGGACTCTAGTGAGAAAGGATATATTAAGGCGAAGGTGTCAATATACGTTTCCGGGTGTTGTGAATAAGGAATGTTGATGATAATATGTTGAAAGCAGTTTGTGAGGATAGGTAAAACAACAAGGAACCAGGGACTAGTAGATAATTATACCGCAATGTTATTTATTGACATTATCAGTAGGTATCATTTATCTCTCATTCTTTTGTTCATTCTCATTATTAAAGACACCAACGACATAGAACTTGGACAAAGGAATGGATTAAGAATAGAACAAACATTACAAACAGCGAACCTTTTCTCGGCATTAACAATGAGCTATCTTGCTAATGCCTTCTTATCCTTTCATTCAAGGACATGACAATAAGGAGTGCTAAGAGTTCTGAAATAATATTCAATGCCTGAAGGTGAATATATCAAAGCTTCATACACCTAGATTGAGATATAGACCCTAATTGACAGAAGGATTTTAGTTAGGTAGAGGACCATTGGATGAATATTCTCATTCGCCTCTATTTATCTAAATCTACCTAAACTCTTCTTATTTGAGATGAATGCTATCAGTGGCAGACAAGAGACCTATTACTTCTTCTGCCGCTTATTCTCTCGatcaatcttcttgaagaaaccacTCTTTTCaaccttttttctctctAGGCCATTATTAGCAGATGAGTTCCGTTCAATGTACGCCATGTCTTGCACACCACTAAGTTCATCAAGATAACCCGCGACGCGCCTCACCGTATTCTTCCCCTTGGCTTTTGCACCTTTTCCACCAGTCTTCTCCCCGCCCCAGAGATCATCCGCAGcaaattcatcatcaactgcgGTTTCGTTGTCAACCAAAGTGCCCTGCAACAATTCTCTTTGTTCAGCAGGAGTAGCAAATGCGAGATCGGGTGTTTTTTTGATGCCATCTAGCTtggtgatgactttgaaCGCGTAGCCTTGATCAATAAGGAATGCCTGCCGTTTTGACGCAAAGTGCATTTCGGATGTATCCTTAGAGACGAGGGAGTAGAAGAAGGCGTTGAAGCCCTCGTCGTTTCTCCGCTTTGCTCGCAAGATGCGGCCGAGGCGCTGTGCCTCTTGACGGCGGGAGCCGAATTGTGAGGATATTTGGATGAGACATGTTGCTTCGGGGAGGTCAAGCGATGTATCGCCGATCTTGGACAAGAATAGCGTATTCACCTCGGGGTTGTGGCGGAAATGATCAAGAACCCTGAGTCGCTCCTCTTGACTTGTTCCCCCGTAAATAAGGTATCTCTTCAGCTTGTATGCGTAGAGTTTCAAGGAGTAGAGCTCATCGGAGAAGACAATGATCTTATCGCCGCGTGCTTCATGATAGTTGATAAGATATTGGCAAGCCTGAAATTTGGAAGGGTTGATAGCGGCTAGAGTCCGCTTCATCCGAGACGAAACATGGAGGTATTGCTCGTAAAAGACAGTCGGCATCGAACACCAGACCTCCGCGCACTGCACCTTTGCGATATGTCCCTGCTGCGATAGTTCCATCCAGTTCGCTTCGTACAGCTTCGGCCCGATGAGAAAGTTGAGATGATCGATCTTGTCATCCTCACGAAGCAATGTAGCAGTGAGTCCAAGCTTAGAGTGCGTTTTAATCGACGAGATAACACGTCGAAACATATTAGCTGGAACAACATGTACCTCGTCGAGAAGCATCAACCCCCATTCCCGTCCCGCTAGAAagtccatcatcttctttgaGTCATGAGCGCGCTCGCGACTATTCGTAACCATTGAATACGTGGTCACAATGACGCCAGTACTCCCAGAGAACTTCTCTTTACTGTCAGATGTAAAAGTAGTGATGTCCTCTGGGCTAATGTTTGACCATTTGAGAAACTCGTTGCGCCATTGAACAGCGGAGACTGAGCTTGTACACAGAACGATGACGCCTTTTCGGATGGTGCATGCTGCTGTGATGCCAACGAGGGTTTTGCCGGCGCCGCAGGGGAGAACGATGATCCCGCTTTTGGCGCGACCGTTGCCGAACATTTTGCTGAGACTCTTCTCTTGGTACGGTCTGATTTGCGTGTTTGGGCGAAGGTCTATGTCCAAGTCGGGATTGATGTTGTCACAGCGAAAGTCGTACTCTTCTAGGATGGGGTAGGACAGCTCCAAGCAGCGCTTTTGCACGCTTTCAACAGCGCTGTCGGGAATCTCAAAGGCATGGACCGCTTCTTGCTCGTCATCGTTGTCTTCATCGTTGAGAACGGCTTCAATCTGGTCCGGCTCTGAAGCGTCTTTGTTCGTATTTTGTGGGAGGTTGGCTTGCTTAGCCCCCGCCGCGTTCTTTGTCCCCGGAATGACCAAGCCACCCAAAGCTGGAGCGCGCGTCGTAGTAATTTCATCAGACCCTATCACTCGAAGAGGTCCGATAATGCTGTCTTTGAGCAGAGTCTGAAGTACATCTGCATCGCTGCTCTCGACGAAATATTTGTTACTCTTCAAAACAAGCTTGACCTTTCCATAGCTCTTGGTACACGACCTGATGAACTCTTTGATACTCTGTGGAAGCTCTGTCTTGAGAAACTTGTCAAGCGTGCTGATGATATCTTCGCCATTCAGACCGACGGAAACAGCGGCATAGAGACTATGCGGCGTGATCTTGTACTCATGGAGAAAAGCAGGTCTGGATTGAGGCTCCGCGATAGTGACGAGAAAGTCAGTTGCTAGGTCTGCCAACGGATGAAAGCGTTCAAGAATGATATATCCTTTGTCGGGATCAATCCATAATGGACGGTTAGCGCTATCGGGATTGGTAGCAAGATACGAGAAATCACGCTTGACGATGTTTCTGAGGTCAATAGTCGCTTTTTGCGCCTTTCGTTTGAGCGACATTATGATGTTgtagaagaagagaaagctaTGGGGGGATTGAGAGAGGTGAGATTGAGCTTTAGGCAGCCGACACTGAGAACAAAGAGCGTCGCGGGAGAACACGGATGACTAACGGTCATCTGTCACGTGAAGTGACAGACCAACTCATCCGCGACAAGACGGCAATAAAGGGAGACGTGACTGTTCTTTATTGTGATAAGTCATCTTTTTGCGTTGCTTTCTCACTATTCAATCCATTAACTTGAACAGCTAGCGCAAACCTGGGGGGCACGTAAACTTGAGACTAGGAAATACAAGTTCAAGAAGTGCCTTCCTGAGCTTAAATAAACTTGAGCCAATTTTCCTTATTTTTGAGGATTAAAACCCTAAATATCTTGATCACTAAAGCAGATGCTTGATACCAGTTTTAGTAATTGgcatattatagttatttacaGATCCTACGCTTATTATATCTACTACTGACCTATTGACTTACTGTATTAGCTGaagatttaagtatttaattatatattatacaatatatatctaaaatGGGGACAGTCAGGCTCAgaacttttaataataaaggaCTTATATTCCAAACCCAGATATTACATCCAGTGCTATGCATGTTATCAGTAAGCTTACCCGACACTAAGACTTTTGCTTTATAAATCTCTGTTGTCTTGTTTAGAACTCAAAGTCAATCCTGTAAAGTTCCTCGTCTACGCCATTGAACAGAATCGCGCTCAATTATATGCCAGTGAAATAcaactttaatttactttagaAGTCATCTGAAACTGTGCATTTTTGGGCCTCAAAAACAGAGGGAGAAGGCTACAAGCTCCGTGTTGTGCAGCTAAAAATTGTTAGTGTTGACTGGTGACGTGGATCTTTCGCTGTCAATTAAAACAACATCATTTGCTGAGTCCGTTGCAAGGACCTGCATGAGCCTGTACGACATATCTGTTATAAGCATAAGCTTTCCAAAGTCGGTTAGTGTCTTATGCTTAACTTGATCATTTTCTTAATAGCGTCACGAACTATTGGCAATAGCCTCTTTAGCGCCAGGCCTACTGCGGCCAGAAAGAAGAGCTAACAATATTTGTTGGTAGCCAATAACAAAGTAAAAGGGGGCGCCTGGTACTTGGCATTTGCAATTTAGACTTGTCTCTTGCAACATCTCAATAATTACATTCGTTAACCTCACGCTGCGATATCTGCAGTCGTATCCACTCGTTTTTAACAATTTCGACATGGTTCGTGTTTCTTTGCTCAACCTAGCAGCCATTGCTACGCTGCTCCTCGGCGCCGAAGCCGGTCCCTGTAAGCCAAGGACGACCGCTGCGACAAGCCTTGACGAGACCACATCGACGGTTGCTGCTGATACTACCGCTACTACATCAATCGAGACGACTGCTGTCACGACCGTGGCGGAGCCTACTACTACAACTGAGGCAGAGTCTACTACAACTAGTGAAGCGGCAGGCTGTGTCGAAACTCAGCTGTTTATCAACCCAAATTTCGATGACAGTAACAACGATATTGCGCCTTGGACCAGCAACGCCGCCCTCACCCAAAACCAACCTCAATCCGGCACCAACGCACTGTATGTTTAGTTCAAATCAGCATCTTTATCTTTCCATGCTAATAAGTCACGAAACTAGTTCCATGACATTTGTCAACGGTGTACCCGATTACTACATCAAGCAGACCCTCCAGAATCTGAGCGGCCAGTACAAATTCTCCTACTATTACCGAGTCGTCAGCGTCAGCGAGAATGCTGATTACAGTTGCAACATTCAGCTCACGGCTGGATCTGTAAGTACTTATGGCGAAATATATGACAGCGTCGGTGGCTGGAAGACATACAGCGTCATCATGGATATGGGTGCTGCTACGGTTGCACAGGCAGAGGTGCAGTTTGGTTTGACCTGTTATGGCGAATTCACCGGAATTGAGGTCGACGTGGATACGCTTGCGTTTACGCGAGTTTGCGACGCTTAGGAGTTTGCAGTATTAGAGCAGCTTTAGGGGTCATGGGGCGTTGAGGCTTAACTTGTGATAGATAATAAGTATGTAAACTTGTGAGACTTATCCGTGAGCGGGGGCTTTTGGACTAAAGCAGCAAGCATCTCATTTTTTTCAAGTTTACGTAGGAGGGTTGGGTGGTTTTGGGCAGGAAGCGGATGCAGGTAGACTGCTCCATTCTCACATGGCACTGCAAATTGACGCTGAGAGGTCGTGGGGAAGACTTTACAAAATATAGCGAGATCTCAGCCAAGTCCTAAAGCGTGTTGGGTTACATGAAGTCACGCTTTTCAAAAGACATATCCTCAATCTCTGCTTAGTTAAAGATGTTGCTTGGGAATACGGCACTGAAAGCCGGTTGCACGGCCGCAAAAGCCAGGACCGCTACAGATTTGAACGGTACAGAAGCTATACCTGAACAGGGTTCTTGAGTAAGAATAGTAAATGGTGGGAAACACCAACAAATGATACTTCATAAACGCACATTTGATGCCAAAAAAGGGACTCAGGAACAATTGTTGGCCACTAGTGACTGCACATCCTGAAGCAGGAGATTCCGCTGACCTCATGGGAGCTATCTATACCAAAGAGGCGGCTGACGAATCAGTCCTAGAGATGTTTTGTCATTTTTAAAGTTTCAAGGCAAACTATCAAGTCAAATAGTCGGTAGTGTTTGACCGGGCCGAGCTTTgctaattagttaaagtaatatctGTGCTGAAGCTCACGCAGAGATTGCAACCCGCAAGTCCAACAGCGAACCAATACCGTATAATTTTAACGTTACTTGCCTGAGGGTGGAAAGAGGCAAAATATCTTTCTGCGCATGGCCAACTTTCCATAAATCCTGTTGACTTTGTAGTATTATCGATTACTTCTGGGAGACCTGGCCTCTAATAGCCTTGAAGGTACGCTGAGCCTTCTGACCCTGTTAATGATGTTTGAATTACCGAAGCTCTATCCGTATGGAGAGTAGACTTTGCGTTACCTAACGCCAACTTTTCAGGCCTGTCGTGCACGGGACCGGTTCCAGTCCAGGCTCAAAGGCCCCCAAGGCGGTAGACATTCCACCAATGTAAATACGTCTGACGATGAACATTATAGTACTTCGAGAAATTATGCGGCGACCACTACGGAGCCAAGGAATCTCATAAACAGCACAGCAGCTAACTGTTCTTTTGTAAAAGCCCTCCATCAGCTATGCCTGGGTCAAAATAGCGAAATCTTATTAACAGAAGTGCTTATCTAAAGAACAGTGACTTtcttatactaagtatagtAAGCAATAGCCAGTTGACACAACACTCCAAGGTCAGGTACAAGCAAGACATAGATATCATTAacattattaataatataacgCCAATAGGCCGAGAAGTCTCACATCACCTCAGTTTATTGAGCTTCCTATTTAAGTATTCCACGAGCGATGGGTACCTACTATGCCTGGGACTACCCCTGTCAAACTTTCCCATCGGTGATGACCGAGAGCGCTGCTGATCATAATGGTCGCGGAATGGGTTTCGCGAAAGATGCACAGTATTATCACATAGCCTATGAACGGAACCTCCATGACATGATATCAACCCACAATTTGATTTCAATTCGAAATACAGGGAAGGGTCGCGTGATGTGAGCTATCAGCTGTAGGGTCTATGAACTCgaactaaaacttttatcaAAATCAGTCCGGGCAGTATACCAGCTACTCAACACAATTGCCCAAGATAAGCTTTACAAGCCTATCTACAGGGAAGCGTCGGGCTACCGGAATTGGGAAAAGCTTCTGGTTAATGTGTATATTTCATCTGCCGTCTCCATACTGAGGTATTTACTACCCTTAACCAAGCGGTGAATGAAACTATAAAGAACTACCGAGTGGTCAGTGACTAATTTTAACATGCAAATAAGGAATGCAAGAAACGAGCTCTAACTTCactttatttacctttaatacCAAGCGgattagtaaaagaaataccGCAGCAACTTATAGAGTTCAGTAGCGCCCCTTAAGCAAACTTTAACCTAAGTATAGCCAGCGTCGCTTGACTAAGGGCACTCTGCGGGTCTTTTGCGTTCCCTACATTATAGACCTGGGCATAGGGAAGTATGGCATGCCAATGAAGTCATGGGCTGACGCCAGATATAAATACCGACAGGCTGATCGCCCTTAACCAagcccaacaacaacacatcaGTCATCTTACCACAGGAGAGCCTAGACATTGTCTGATTATTCCCCTGCTGCATCAGCTGCTTGATTCTTTCCCGAATTCAACTCAAATTCTTTCGCTTTTGCGCGGCAGCAATGAAATGTAGGTCACGAAAACCACTTTTATAGGGCACTACTCACCAGCAGCATAGCCTTCTCAGCTCTCATCTTTACGGCAAGCAGCCTGGTCCTCGGCACTGTGGCGGCGCCAGCCCCCGAACCTGCTTCAGTCGGAGCAACTGTGTCCCCGTACAGCATCACCTGTGCAGGCTTTAACAGCGGCAGTCCATTGTCGATTGGCGATATCGAATGGGCTCTCAAAAACAGAAGGGACGAGTTGGATCTCAAGGCTGGTTGGTGGAATCAACAGGCACTCACTTGCGTCAGCAAAGATGGACGTAATCTTCAGCAATATGCGGTCAAGTTCACCTACAACCATGCGCGTAGCAATCCTCAGGGTATGACACGACTGGCGGAGGATCGTGTACTTTGCACTGTTTCAAGCGACTGGAGACTTGCCTGTTCTCCAGTGTAGCTGTATACAAGGGACAAGCCATGATATTGGGCAGACGGATGTGGAGCTTACCATGAACTGTAGATGAGGCTAGGGCACAATCAAAATCGATCTCGACAGCTGTGCATTCACGAGCGTTTGCCGCGCCTAGAGCTTTCTCGGGATATCACTTTAGGCTTCCCAAGACTTTTCAAGATTTAACTTCTCAtgtttatatttaaataaagttgtCAGACCCGACATATCATAATCAGAAAACAATTAGCTGGGGTGGATCCTTGGACGTGCCAGTCCAACAACCTTTGAAGCTGACTGACTCCAGTTAACAACCCAAAGATGGGGTATCCGTGCAGGCCCGCCTCACTTTCATGGGCTTGAAGAAACTTATTGCAAAAGACGACATCTCTTTCGGATTGAACTTTATTCGTGGCTATCTGTGATATAAGGGATACATCATTTGGCAAGTAGAACTTGTCTAGGTCTCTAAGTCCCTAATTGTACCCGCCATCAACCAAATTCACATGCCGATCTAACGACTCATCCAGCTTATTTGTTGCTCTTGGAAGACCAGATGGGAGTAGCTCCACCATCTCTGTACAGGACAAGATTTCCGTCGTCTTGGACAGCGACAAAGGTCTTGTTGTCACCCTTGGGGGCAGCAGTGTTGGTGTGCCAAGTGGCCTTGCCATTCTTGTCACTACGGAAAAGCCAGCGTTAATACTTCCTCAGAGAAAACTTGATAGACAAGAGCTGGACTTACTAGATGCAGAAGTTGCCGTCGCCCTGCATGATGGCGCCCTTTGCGTTGCTGATCTGCTGGTCGGTGCTCTGCCAGGCGCAGCGGTTGTCGTAGTAGATGGCGAGCTTGCCATCATCTTGCATGCGGAGCTCGACGGAGCGATCTTTGCTGAAGATGCTCATGCCGACCATGAGCCAGTCGCCGTTGTCGAGAGTGCCGTAACCCattgtgagtgagtgatATTAAGTGGTGGGTCAAAAGAGTTGATGAGTGAAGATGTGCTGATGTGTGTTGAGAGTTTGTGTTCAGGATGAGGGACATCGGTGGGTTTTTATAGACAAAGACCTGACCTTGGAAAACGTATGAGTGAATACCTTGTGGATCAGCCTATGCGTACAACTGTTATCCTGTCTCACAACTGTCATCCACAATCCACCCCCATTGTCCAATTATCTGCAGAATTACTGCCCCATGTCACCACGCATGATGTAGTTGC of Fusarium musae strain F31 chromosome 5, whole genome shotgun sequence contains these proteins:
- the PTR8_2 gene encoding transcription factor TFIIH complex ERCC-3 subunit (EggNog:ENOG41~BUSCO:EOG09260HSP), translated to MSLKRKAQKATIDLRNIVKRDFSYLATNPDSANRPLWIDPDKGYIILERFHPLADLATDFLVTIAEPQSRPAFLHEYKITPHSLYAAVSVGLNGEDIISTLDKFLKTELPQSIKEFIRSCTKSYGKVKLVLKSNKYFVESSDADVLQTLLKDSIIGPLRVIGSDEITTTRAPALGGLVIPGTKNAAGAKQANLPQNTNKDASEPDQIEAVLNDEDNDDEQEAVHAFEIPDSAVESVQKRCLELSYPILEEYDFRCDNINPDLDIDLRPNTQIRPYQEKSLSKMFGNGRAKSGIIVLPCGAGKTLVGITAACTIRKGVIVLCTSSVSAVQWRNEFLKWSNISPEDITTFTSDSKEKFSGSTGVIVTTYSMVTNSRERAHDSKKMMDFLAGREWGLMLLDEVHVVPANMFRRVISSIKTHSKLGLTATLLREDDKIDHLNFLIGPKLYEANWMELSQQGHIAKVQCAEVWCSMPTVFYEQYLHVSSRMKRTLAAINPSKFQACQYLINYHEARGDKIIVFSDELYSLKLYAYKLKRYLIYGGTSQEERLRVLDHFRHNPEVNTLFLSKIGDTSLDLPEATCLIQISSQFGSRRQEAQRLGRILRAKRRNDEGFNAFFYSLVSKDTSEMHFASKRQAFLIDQGYAFKVITKLDGIKKTPDLAFATPAEQRELLQGTLVDNETAVDDEFAADDLWGGEKTGGKGAKAKGKNTVRRVAGYLDELSGVQDMAYIERNSSANNGLERKKVEKSGFFKKIDRENKRQKK
- a CDS encoding hypothetical protein (EggNog:ENOG41), whose product is MGYGTLDNGDWLMVGMSIFSKDRSVELRMQDDGKLAIYYDNRCAWQSTDQQISNAKGAIMQGDGNFCIYDKNGKATWHTNTAAPKGDNKTFVAVQDDGNLVLYRDGGATPIWSSKSNK
- a CDS encoding hypothetical protein (EggNog:ENOG41); translated protein: MVRVSLLNLAAIATLLLGAEAGPCKPRTTAATSLDETTSTVAADTTATTSIETTAVTTVAEPTTTTEAESTTTSEAAGCVETQLFINPNFDDSNNDIAPWTSNAALTQNQPQSGTNALSMTFVNGVPDYYIKQTLQNLSGQYKFSYYYRVVSVSENADYSCNIQLTAGSVSTYGEIYDSVGGWKTYSVIMDMGAATVAQAEVQFGLTCYGEFTGIEVDVDTLAFTRVCDA